One genomic window of Pelagicoccus enzymogenes includes the following:
- a CDS encoding FAD:protein FMN transferase: MLRIDDRAELFSFRHEAMATDLVVAIGGVDQEYARQTAQAFFARVDEVEGKLSLYQEGSDVTRINRMQKGAETRISEECMECLELAMRASALTGERFHPFLGLQALKVKGKVPAYLQETVQADSSGGRNSSVQIDPSSRYLKKLDTGSILDFGGIGKGYALDQGMLEIEDWEVPVVMANFGGSTLLFRAEEQAEPWTAKLDGMEIEPFRRGAFSSSGTGFQGEHIVSPAGNPLLWTRSFARAESAALADALTTGAMLMAEAELEALCAVEPGLVLAATGESGTWGTRRFCAWKG; the protein is encoded by the coding sequence ATGCTAAGGATTGACGATAGAGCCGAGCTTTTCAGCTTTCGCCACGAGGCGATGGCTACGGACTTGGTTGTGGCCATCGGCGGAGTGGACCAGGAGTACGCGCGACAAACGGCGCAAGCGTTTTTCGCCCGCGTGGACGAAGTGGAAGGCAAGCTGAGCCTGTATCAGGAAGGTAGCGACGTGACGCGTATCAACCGTATGCAGAAAGGTGCCGAAACGCGAATTTCCGAAGAGTGCATGGAGTGCTTGGAGCTCGCCATGAGGGCGAGCGCTTTGACGGGGGAACGTTTTCATCCGTTCCTAGGTTTGCAGGCCTTGAAGGTGAAGGGGAAGGTGCCGGCTTATTTGCAGGAGACGGTTCAGGCTGACTCGTCTGGGGGTCGTAACTCGTCAGTGCAAATCGACCCTTCGAGTCGTTATCTCAAGAAATTGGATACAGGTTCGATTTTGGATTTTGGAGGGATCGGCAAAGGTTACGCCTTGGATCAAGGCATGCTGGAGATCGAGGATTGGGAAGTTCCCGTGGTGATGGCCAACTTTGGCGGAAGCACCCTGCTTTTTCGCGCGGAAGAACAAGCGGAACCATGGACAGCAAAGCTCGATGGGATGGAGATTGAACCGTTTCGCAGAGGAGCGTTTTCCAGCTCGGGAACGGGCTTCCAAGGAGAGCACATCGTGAGTCCGGCGGGCAATCCATTGCTTTGGACCCGCAGCTTCGCTCGGGCCGAGTCTGCGGCTTTAGCAGATGCCTTGACGACGGGAGCGATGCTGATGGCCGAAGCGGAATTGGAAGCGCTTTGCGCCGTGGAGCCGGGGCTTGTCTTGGCGGCGACGGGCGAAAGCGGAACCTGGGGCACGCGTCGCTTCTGCGCTTGGAAAGGATAG
- a CDS encoding glycosyltransferase, with protein sequence MDCFLVIPCLNESERVPVFLQSLCQAIETSGFSVGVQLVDDGSGAEEVERLRKVVAKCRDRFRFVTEVYAMQKNRGKGAAVRSGWALAPDEAKVLGFVDADGSVSASETVRLLKEAMSEEGAYLLMASRRAAGAKAHRSLLRKWVAAGFAYLVKRSYGIGVMDTQCGCKFLDAAWFRKHDWEFREEGFGLDLELILKAKATGCRLREVGIAWHEEPGSKVGVADVWTLGKAVLQRRIGS encoded by the coding sequence ATGGACTGCTTCTTGGTTATTCCCTGTTTGAATGAAAGCGAGCGGGTGCCGGTGTTTCTGCAGTCGCTTTGCCAAGCGATCGAGACCAGCGGATTTTCGGTGGGCGTCCAACTGGTGGACGATGGATCGGGAGCGGAAGAAGTGGAGCGGCTGCGGAAGGTAGTCGCCAAGTGTAGGGATCGTTTTCGCTTCGTGACGGAAGTCTACGCCATGCAGAAGAACCGTGGCAAGGGAGCGGCGGTTCGCAGCGGTTGGGCTTTAGCTCCGGATGAAGCAAAGGTATTGGGGTTTGTGGATGCGGACGGATCGGTTTCGGCGAGCGAAACCGTGCGATTGCTCAAAGAAGCGATGAGTGAAGAGGGAGCGTACTTGCTCATGGCGAGTCGGAGGGCTGCGGGCGCGAAGGCGCATCGCTCGCTTTTGAGGAAGTGGGTAGCGGCCGGGTTTGCCTATTTGGTGAAGCGTTCCTACGGTATTGGCGTGATGGATACACAGTGTGGTTGCAAGTTTCTGGATGCGGCTTGGTTCCGCAAGCATGACTGGGAGTTTCGCGAGGAAGGTTTCGGCTTGGACCTGGAATTGATTTTGAAGGCCAAGGCTACGGGGTGCCGTTTGCGGGAAGTGGGGATCGCCTGGCATGAGGAACCCGGCAGCAAGGTGGGGGTAGCCGACGTTTGGACTTTGGGTAAAGCGGTCCTGCAGCGTCGGATTGGCTCCTGA
- a CDS encoding DoxX family membrane protein: MPRKNAQRSGSPLYWSAESWAFISFRLFLSLLMLTAGLGKFKNQEGDYSFSAYYNGVVNWIVSTFEKTDLPGFLVSLYAYSIGYLEILLGLLLLLGVKTKWVLALIALTLVSLAYGQMLLGTQESGTAVSQISIYLLVTAAALYFVRHNKFESLR; the protein is encoded by the coding sequence ATGCCACGAAAGAATGCCCAACGAAGTGGGTCTCCTCTCTACTGGTCCGCCGAAAGCTGGGCCTTTATCTCGTTTCGACTCTTCCTCAGCCTGCTCATGCTAACCGCCGGACTCGGCAAATTCAAAAACCAAGAGGGCGACTACAGCTTCAGCGCCTACTACAACGGAGTCGTAAACTGGATCGTTTCGACGTTCGAGAAAACCGACCTTCCCGGGTTTCTGGTCTCACTCTACGCCTACAGCATCGGCTACCTTGAAATCCTGCTCGGACTTTTGCTGCTTCTAGGCGTAAAGACAAAATGGGTGCTCGCCTTGATCGCCCTAACCCTCGTATCTTTGGCTTATGGCCAAATGCTGCTCGGAACCCAAGAATCAGGAACCGCCGTCAGCCAAATATCAATTTACCTGCTCGTCACCGCAGCCGCCCTCTACTTCGTGAGGCACAACAAATTCGAGTCTCTGCGCTAA